Proteins from one Arthrobacter sp. DNA4 genomic window:
- a CDS encoding glutaredoxin family protein yields the protein MATPRVVLVTKADCHLCEEARDAVGRVTASLGLSWSEELVDNQPELRERYAEEIPVVLVDGVQRDFWKIDEARLERVLQRAMAN from the coding sequence ATGGCTACCCCCCGCGTCGTCCTGGTCACCAAAGCTGACTGCCACCTTTGCGAGGAGGCGCGCGACGCCGTCGGCCGGGTCACTGCCTCGTTGGGCCTCAGCTGGAGCGAAGAGCTGGTGGACAACCAGCCCGAACTGCGGGAGCGTTACGCCGAAGAGATCCCCGTGGTCCTGGTTGACGGGGTGCAGCGCGACTTCTGGAAGATCGACGAAGCCCGGCTGGAACGCGTCCTGCAGCGCGCCATGGCCAATTAG
- a CDS encoding redox-sensing transcriptional repressor Rex, with protein MTSLDSTSQPVPGIPDAAGAPAKQIPPAAVARLTLYLRALNTLLAEGVERVSSDSLAEASGVSSSTLRKDLSHVGSYGTRGVGYEVQYLSRHIAAALGLTHDWKVAIVGAGNLGKALARYGGFESRGFDVVAIFDADQMVVGNEVGWLRVSDVADLETVLHRTGANMVVLALPAAVAQGICDRVVAAGVHSVLSFAPVMLQVPEGVNLRKVDMATELQILAYHAQRAQAPGQTA; from the coding sequence GTGACGTCCTTGGATTCAACGTCCCAGCCTGTCCCGGGCATCCCTGATGCCGCGGGTGCACCGGCAAAGCAGATTCCCCCTGCTGCCGTGGCGCGGTTGACCCTGTACCTCCGGGCCTTGAACACCCTGCTGGCCGAGGGTGTTGAGCGCGTCTCCTCCGACTCTTTGGCGGAAGCCTCCGGCGTCAGTTCCTCAACGCTGCGCAAGGACCTGTCCCACGTGGGGTCCTACGGCACCAGGGGAGTGGGGTACGAGGTCCAGTACCTCAGCCGCCACATTGCCGCGGCACTGGGGCTGACGCATGACTGGAAAGTTGCGATCGTCGGAGCCGGAAACCTGGGCAAGGCGCTGGCGCGCTACGGCGGCTTCGAATCGCGAGGCTTCGATGTGGTGGCCATCTTCGACGCGGACCAGATGGTGGTGGGCAACGAGGTGGGATGGCTGCGGGTCAGCGACGTGGCGGACCTTGAGACCGTCCTACACCGCACCGGGGCCAACATGGTGGTACTGGCGCTTCCTGCGGCGGTGGCGCAGGGCATCTGCGACCGGGTCGTTGCGGCGGGCGTGCACAGCGTGCTCAGCTTCGCACCGGTGATGCTCCAGGTTCCGGAAGGGGTCAACCTCCGCAAGGTGGACATGGCCACGGAGCTGCAAATCCTGGCCTACCACGCCCAGCGGGCGCAGGCGCCGGGGCAGACAGCCTAG
- a CDS encoding HAD family phosphatase, whose amino-acid sequence MPQEKYVAVVTRPVAAPQPGEAAFFDVDNTLMRGASLFHVARKMHQRGAFTLVQAAGFAWKQFKFVARGENIDDVHAVRDSALTLAAGITVDDIKALGEEVYDEMIASRIWPGAKALAEQHLRVGRRVWLVTATPIEVATVISTRLGLTGALGTVGEVSDGMYTGRLVGDILHGSAKAVAVQGIADQEGLDLKRCWAYSDSYNDVPLLSLVGHPVAINPDAKLRRHARDRNWPVYDFRAGRRAATLGLKAATFGGAVYGLWKGFARIRGPRA is encoded by the coding sequence ATGCCCCAGGAGAAATACGTCGCCGTCGTCACGCGGCCGGTTGCTGCGCCGCAGCCCGGTGAAGCGGCGTTTTTCGATGTGGACAATACCCTGATGCGCGGGGCCAGCCTCTTCCACGTTGCGCGGAAGATGCACCAGCGCGGCGCGTTCACCCTTGTGCAGGCGGCCGGATTCGCGTGGAAGCAGTTCAAGTTCGTGGCGCGCGGTGAGAATATCGACGACGTCCATGCGGTACGTGATTCGGCCCTGACGCTCGCCGCCGGCATCACGGTTGACGACATCAAGGCCCTCGGCGAAGAAGTCTACGACGAGATGATCGCGTCCCGGATCTGGCCGGGCGCCAAGGCCTTGGCGGAACAGCACCTCCGGGTGGGCCGGCGCGTCTGGCTGGTGACGGCAACCCCTATTGAAGTGGCAACAGTCATCTCCACCCGCCTGGGGCTGACCGGAGCGCTCGGGACAGTGGGTGAGGTGTCGGACGGGATGTACACCGGCCGCCTGGTGGGGGACATCCTGCACGGCTCGGCCAAAGCCGTAGCGGTCCAGGGCATCGCGGACCAGGAGGGCCTGGACCTCAAGCGCTGCTGGGCGTACAGCGACTCCTACAACGACGTGCCGCTGCTGTCACTGGTGGGACACCCCGTGGCCATCAACCCGGACGCCAAGCTCCGCCGGCACGCCCGTGACCGGAACTGGCCCGTTTATGATTTCCGCGCGGGCCGCCGCGCCGCCACCCTGGGCCTGAAGGCGGCAACCTTCGGCGGCGCTGTCTACGGCCTCTGGAAGGGCTTCGCCCGCATCCGCGGCCCCCGGGCATAA